CAGACCACCACAATCTTTTTGCCGATCAGCTCCTCGGCGGTGAAGTGCTCCCGGATGCCCGAGACGATGGTCCGCTCCTCGTAGCCCAGGTCGGCGGTGATCCTGAAGAGCTTGTCGGCCCCTTTCACCGGCTCGGCGGCGGTGATCACGGCAACCCGGAGTTCCACCCGGGCGAAATCGTCGATGGCGATGGTCTCCTCGTGGTCGCCGGGGTCCACGGGTTTGCCCTTTTTCATGTCCCGTTCCAGTTTGCGCTCGCTCCACTCCTTCATGTCGATCCGCGGGAAGAGCACGCCTCCTTTGTGCACCCTGGTGCCTTCCGGCATGCCGCCCCAGGGCGAATCGGCGAGCCCCGTTTCGTCAGGGGTGCCCGGGAGGCCGAGCTGCTCCCACATGCTCTTCGCGGTATCGGGGAGGAAGGGGGCGATGAGGATCGCTGTCGTACGGAGGACCTGACAGAGGCTGTTGAGCACCGTCGCCAGCCGCTCCCGCTCCTGTTCTCTGCCAAGCTTCCAGGGCATGGTCTCGTCGATATACTTGTTGCCCCGGCGGACCAGCGTCCAGATGGAACGCAGCGCTTCGTCGAAGCCGCAGCGCTGCATCGCCTCGTCAACGGCGGCGACGGTATCGCCGGCCAGGGCCTGCAGCTCCCTGTCCAGATCGTTGCACGGCCCGGGTGCGGGGAGTGTGCCGTCGCAGAACTTCTCCAGCATCTGGAGCGACCGATTGAGCAGGTTGCCCAGGTCGTTGGCAAGATCCGCGTTGATCCGCTGCACCAGGGCCTCCTCGGAGAAGTCGCCGTCCAGGCCGAAGGTCACCTCCCTGAGGAGGAAGTAGCGGAAGGCGTCCCGGCCGTAGAGCTCTACCATCTCGAAGGGATCCACCACGTTCCCCAGCGATTTGGACATCTTCCGTCCCTCTACGGTCCACCAGCCGTGGGCGAAGACGAGGCTGGGCGGCTCCAGGCCGAGGGCGAGCAGCATGGAGGGCCAGATGATACAGTGGAAGCGCGTGATGTCCTTGCCCACCAGGTGGGTGACGGCGGGCCAGAAGGTACGCACCTTCTCCTCGTCCCGGGGGTACCCGCAGGCGCTGAGGTAGTTGATCAGTGCGTCGAACCAGACGTAGACCACATGCTTCTCGTCGTCGGGGACGGGGATGCCCCAGTCCAGGGTGGTCCGGGAGACGGACTGGTCCTTCAGACCCTGACGGAGGAAGGAGACGATCTCGTTGTAGCGCCCCCTGGGACGGATGGCCCCGGGGTGCTCCTCGTAGTACTCCAGCAGCGGCCGGGCGTACCTGGAGCTTCTGAAGAAGTAGCTCTCCTCGGTCATCCACTCCAGCGGCCGGCCGCAGTCGGGGCAGGTGCGGTCTTCGGCGATCTGCGCCTCCGGCACGTAGGACTCGCAGGGTACGCAGTACCAGCCCTCGTAGGTGCCTTTGTAGATGTCGCCCTGGGCCGAGAGCTGCCTGAAGATGTGCCGCACCACCTCTTCGTGGCGGTTCTCGGTGGTGCGGATGAAGTCGTCGTTGCTGATACCCAGAGTCTTCCAGAGCTCCCGGAAGTTGGTGACCGTCCGGTCGGCGAGCTGCTGGGCCGTGATGCCCTGCTGTTCGGCGGTCCGCTGGATCTTCTGCCCGTGCTCGTCGGTACCGGTGACAAAGAGCACCCTGTCGCCCCGCAGACGGTGGTAGCGGGCCAGCACGTCGGCGGCGATGGTGGTGTAGGCGTGCCCGATATGCGGCACATCGTTGACATAATAGATCGGCGTGGTGACGTAGAATGCCTTCTCACTCATGGTGAACCCCTCCTCGTAGGTTAGCTGCGTTCTCCTCTATTCCGACTGCCCCAGTAGAAAGTCTTTGACGCTGTTTCTGGCCGCCCCGCACTGTTCGGCAACCACGGCGGCGATATCGCGGTCCGAGAGGCCCCGGTCATGCAGGGCGGCGGCCAGCGCCCGCCAGTCGCCTTTGCTCTGCCGGCTCTCCCCGCAGCCATCCACCACCAGGACGAGCTCTCCTTTCAGCCGGCCTCCGGCTGCGGTCTCCTCCAGCTCCGAAAGGGGGCCCCGGTGCACCGCCTGGTGGATCTTGGAGATCTCCCTGACCACGGCGGCCCGGCGATCCCCCAGGACCCGGCGGATGTCGGCAAGATGGCGCTCCGCCTTGTGGGGCGAGAGATAGAAGACCACCGTGCCGGGAACCTCGGCGATCCCCTGCAACGCCCGGCGGAACTGGCCGCTCTTTTCCGGCGGGAACCCGAAGAAGAGAAAGGGAGCGGTGGGAAACCCCGAGAGCACCAGGGCGGGGATCACCGCATCGGGTCCGGGAAGCACATCCACCGGAATCCCTTCGTCCCGCGCCGCCTGGAGCAGATAGCCCCCCGGATCGGAGAGGACGGGCATCCCGGCATCGGAGACCAGCGCCACCAGCTCGTCTCTGTGGAGGCGTTCCACCAGCTGGATTGTCCGCCGCCGCTCGTTGTGTTCGTGGCAGGAACACAGCGGCGTGGAGATCCCGTGGAAGCGCAGCAGCTTGGCTGTCCGCCTGGTGTCCTCGCAGGCGATGACGTCGGCTTCCTTCAGGACGCGCAGAGCCCGAAGCGTGATGTCTTCCATGTTGCCGATAGGTGTGGGAACGACGGTCAGAGGCAGGGCAATCCACTCCTGGTGTAGGCCTCCAGAAAGGCACCGCTCTCCCTGCCGTCGCTCCCGCGCACAAAGAGCGGCGGGAAGACCTTCAGTCCCGGACGCCCGTCCCGGACAGCCTTGAGCAACACGGTCTTCGCCTCCTTCGAGGGATCGGGGTGGACACACCGAAGGCCCTTGGGTTCCATGTTCCGCCCGGACAGCTCGCCGAGGAGCGTCACCAGACGGGGTGCTCGAAACACAATATAGATCCTTCCCCGGGACCGCAACAGATAGTGTGCGGCCTCGGCCACATCGCGCATTGTACAGCAGAGCTCGTGGTTGGCCACCGCCTCCTCCGGTGTCGGGCTGGGGCG
This genomic stretch from Synergistales bacterium harbors:
- the metG gene encoding methionine--tRNA ligase, with protein sequence MSEKAFYVTTPIYYVNDVPHIGHAYTTIAADVLARYHRLRGDRVLFVTGTDEHGQKIQRTAEQQGITAQQLADRTVTNFRELWKTLGISNDDFIRTTENRHEEVVRHIFRQLSAQGDIYKGTYEGWYCVPCESYVPEAQIAEDRTCPDCGRPLEWMTEESYFFRSSRYARPLLEYYEEHPGAIRPRGRYNEIVSFLRQGLKDQSVSRTTLDWGIPVPDDEKHVVYVWFDALINYLSACGYPRDEEKVRTFWPAVTHLVGKDITRFHCIIWPSMLLALGLEPPSLVFAHGWWTVEGRKMSKSLGNVVDPFEMVELYGRDAFRYFLLREVTFGLDGDFSEEALVQRINADLANDLGNLLNRSLQMLEKFCDGTLPAPGPCNDLDRELQALAGDTVAAVDEAMQRCGFDEALRSIWTLVRRGNKYIDETMPWKLGREQERERLATVLNSLCQVLRTTAILIAPFLPDTAKSMWEQLGLPGTPDETGLADSPWGGMPEGTRVHKGGVLFPRIDMKEWSERKLERDMKKGKPVDPGDHEETIAIDDFARVELRVAVITAAEPVKGADKLFRITADLGYEERTIVSGIREHFTAEELIGKKIVVVCNLKPAKLRGVTSNGMLCAAETPDGKGLSLLTVDSDITLGSRVH
- the rsmI gene encoding 16S rRNA (cytidine(1402)-2'-O)-methyltransferase — encoded protein: MPLTVVPTPIGNMEDITLRALRVLKEADVIACEDTRRTAKLLRFHGISTPLCSCHEHNERRRTIQLVERLHRDELVALVSDAGMPVLSDPGGYLLQAARDEGIPVDVLPGPDAVIPALVLSGFPTAPFLFFGFPPEKSGQFRRALQGIAEVPGTVVFYLSPHKAERHLADIRRVLGDRRAAVVREISKIHQAVHRGPLSELEETAAGGRLKGELVLVVDGCGESRQSKGDWRALAAALHDRGLSDRDIAAVVAEQCGAARNSVKDFLLGQSE